DNA sequence from the Vicia villosa cultivar HV-30 ecotype Madison, WI linkage group LG3, Vvil1.0, whole genome shotgun sequence genome:
tttttcaaagcccaattcccgccttggcaaactttttcaaagcccaattcccgccttggcaaactttttcaaagtccagttctcgccctggcaaactttttcaaagcccaattcccgccttggcaaactttttcaaagtccagttctcgccctggcaaactttttcaaagcccaattcccgtcttggcaaactttttcaaagtccagttcccgccttggcaaactttttcaaagtccagtactcgccctggcaaactttttcaaagcccaattcccgtcttggcaaactttttcaaagtccagttcccgccttggcaaactttttcaaagtccagttctcgccctggcaaactttttcaaagtccagttctcgccctggcaaactttttcaaagtccagttctcgccctggcaaactttttcaaagtccagttctcgccctggcaaacatTTTCAAATTCCAGTCCCTGCCCTGGTAAATCCTTTCCATCATTTTCAACCCTCGCTCACggtgaagtcagttctcgcctggcaaccaccattcatccataatttcttaccGTAAAACCAATTCCCCATCCCCAAcaagtcattattctctttcCCCATTCAACCAAAGCATCCATAAATCATTCCACCAGAAAAACCAAAAATTCTctctccccagcagatatcaaaacaaaacaaaacaaaaataaagataacacttacaccatcctctcttcaggacaaatttctggtactttgatatttaatcttcttctaccttcaatgttcgaaaggctagcgccaatctcactctcaggtttaagacgattaaataggggcagctgtcataccccaaatttgtcctaccctttttatttctaactggctttaactttccatttcatctgcataccgccattaggtcatctaacacatcatgcataattaatcaataaattggCATGGATCAAGGATCCTGGAAGCTAGGGTTTTGATATGGCCGTTCACGGTGGACTTCTTTCTCCTACAACTACAAGGtttcctctatgaagattcacCGAGAGCAAGAGGACTATAGTTTTTTATACATGGTGTCTGAATTTTGTTATTCCACCAAGGTTCAATGGATTTCATGCTAAGGTTTTCTACTGTGCTTCAAGTCTTACCTTCGTCCAAATGACtcctcaagacattctttttGTGATCATTAAGTCAAAGGTTATGGTTTGAATTGCTAAAGTGAGCATGATTAAAAGTTTCCTTTTGTTCAAGGCGTGGTCATTCTTTCAATTTTATTGTTGCTTGTCATACAAGTTAATATAGATTGAAGAATTAAAGGTAGGACTTTATTGGTTGGTATATGGGTTTGAGATCAAGTGATTCCATTAGTCCGAGGCTTGTCAAGTGGATCAAAATTGCTTGAGCGCACAAAGTTGAATGGTTTGGATGACTTTCTTGGTATCCAAATAACAACATCAAGGCATCATTCAAAGTTACAAAAATTCCAAACATTCTCCACAAATTCCAAGTCCATTGGTCCCACTTCAAACAATACTCACATTTCCGGGGTTATTTTCATAGTCCAagaaaccatgccattatgaaaGAGGAGCATTTCACTACAATTCTAAGTCACACAGAGTTTATACGTTCACAAATGCccatgaaaaaaaaagaagactaAGTTCTGTCCAAGAATAAGGTAATACAAGAAAAGTCATTACAAGAAGATCCATTACACAGAACCAAATTACAAAAAGAATGGCATAAGAATATTCTCACTACTATCACCACTCTACTGTTTCTACATTTTTGGAACATAGAACAAGAAATGAGACACTACATGATTATTTCTAAGCATATGGTTTACAAGTTCAGAAGCTCCATTGAACAGGCACAAATCTTCAGCTTCCTTGGGTTCCGTTTGGCTTTCAAGTGGAGAACTACCTGCAAAAATTCATCACCATTCAGCTTACACACAAAGTCAGAATCATAAACAGCATATAATCACATTCAAATCAGCCCTGCATCATTGAAATAACATCGGTTCAGCAAGCTTACTAACATTAACAGCAGAATTCCGAAACAAACCCACAACACTAACAGTTTTTCTAACCATCCTGTTTCAAATCTATTACTAACCAATTGCCTACTAAATCCAGCTCTGCATACCTGCTAACCAGTCCACAAACCGGTCCATACATGAGCCTAGTCCAGCTACAAACGCAAAAGGAAATGCGACGAGCTTGCACCAATGCGACTCGTACAGCCTTAAGTCATCGCGCATACCAGAATAAAACCTGCCACACATCATGAAAAAAACCAATTAACATTCATTTCTTAACTACCTCATAACTAACTCCAGCTCATCTAAACAGTTATAACTAATTCTCAACCCTAACCAACTTCTGATTCATATAAAACCAAAACAGAACTCAGGTTCATCTAACAGTCCCACTTGACAGAGTCCCTAACTTCTTCTAACATTAACCATCAGCAAACTCTCACGGCTCAGCATGACATATAACTAACCTACTGACTTTTAACAGAAGACAGAGTTCAAGTCAGCAGCTCCCAATCACCTAACTAATTTCCCTAACTGTTTTTAACAGAAGCAACAATCCTAACCAACATAACAGAATTGATAACAGAATCTATAACTTCATAACCAACTCATAACCACCAAAAATCACTCTGAATCCTCACCATTCAATCCTCCAACTGAATTTCAATCCAACGGCCCTCATCCTTCTCCCTCTAACTGACATTCACCTTCACTTCAACTATATAAACTGAACACCACTTTCATCTTTAACGATTCGCCATAACAGACTTCCCATTCACCACCATTCTTCATCATCTCTTTCTTCACCACCTTCAATCCACCACCATCTTCATTCTCCACCCTTCGCAGAGCCTCTttccatcatcaatcatcaccactcctcaatctcatcatcatcatcaacagaaAAGAAAACAGAAAATCAGAAGAGAAGAAGAATTCTCAGAACAGAAAACAAAATAGGAAATTGGAAAAGAAACTCACCTCTAACAGAAACGTAACAAACTTCTGGATTCAATCTCCAATCCTCTCTCTTCATCCTCGAATCTTCACTCTTCGATTCAGAGAGAATCCTCAAAAATCACCACAAATCTCCATCTCTCCCTGTACAATTCTTCATCGACCTTCTTCAAATCCTCACGAAAAAGCGTCGTCTCCGAATCGATTCAGCACTTCAATCGTTCAACGCTTCAACCCCGTCACAAACCTTCGCACCACATCAACGGTCTTCTTCACCGCGCAACAACAGCGTCAAAAATACATAAATGAAATCGGCGAGAGGATGAGAGGATCGAAGAAAGATTTGACCGGAGAAGACGAAGGACATCGCCGCCGTAACTTGAGTTCGAACCGGAGGTGAGACACGTCGTGAAAGATGAATAAAGTCTGAGAGCGAGAGGCATCGGAGAAGAAACGGTTGAGAGTGAGGTGAAGAGACCATGGTGTCGCGCCTTTGAAGGCCGCCGGCGTGTACCGTCGCCGCCGTCTGTGATGAAGGAGGGAACCGAGTCCGGTTTGAAAGAATTGGGAACGCCACAAGCCATGTAACCCTAAAAtccctttcttctttcttcttaattgtttttttattttttatttttttgtgtttttttcttttttattggtgaataaaatctggaaaaaaaatcTGAATGCTAAGTAAATCTTTGGATCAATAATCCCATGGGCCATCACGAATTGCTATGCCACACCTCTCTGGCCCGCTACACCCCCAGTCAGAAAAATACTATAACAAAAACAGCTTTTGGGCTCATTCTACTGGGCCTTACGCCTTTGCCCTTGGAACACTAAGCCTGGCAATGCACCTCCCTGATCCATCattgatttttctagtttgaATTAGTCAAGTTTTTTAGATGAATAATGAATAAATTCTTTTAGATAGATCCTAGGTTTTTTTACATAGTTTCTTCATGTTAGTTTTAGATAATGAAAAGTATATAAAAATcataatcttgttagatttttaggtaataaaaatgacatagaaaacaataataaaaatattagtttaggcttattaGCATTTAGATTTTTAGTATaattaggcttgaattagaattccatTTCccattaaaaactcataaaatagtAGCATTTTTTAGGCTAAGTTTTGCACTATATTTTGAACCCTTTTATTTCatgcttttgtactatatttcaaGTCATTTCAATTCAAGTTTTGTACTAATATTGTATCACTTTTGGCCTATAATTTTGTGACTTCATtttatgctccttttagaatttagtcaccatgttaactttagaatttagacttgtatagataACTTAGATTAGAAGTTAGGATTagctccctattgcattctttttcttttcaacttttaaaatacttaataaaaatcgatgaagatcataccgttgctatatttcatggtaggaaagaaatgattgaggtgtaggcctcgatgtatgttctttcctacttagcggagaagaaatgattgaggtgtgaagcctcggtgtatttcttaaccgttatttagagaaacgattgtggcgtaggcctcgatgtgcattctctaaatattcataaaaaactctttttgtatctcttttacttagcggagaagaaatgattgaggtgtgaagcctcgatgtatttcttaaccgttatttagagaaacgattgtggcgtaggcctcgatgtgcgttctctaaatattcaaaaacaaacaaaaagctctttttggtatgatctaagtcacaaacaatttcccttaaaagacaccaaccaaaaacactcaaaacCTAATAagtgttcagacttaaaacaaaagtgaggaagtgatgcgagaccttgtagtgggttctcgtcatcatggaattacccttaaaagacacaaaccaatctctctttttcttcttttcttaagggcattgttatctccgctccattgcatcctaggctgtcccgttatgcaagagcgcgagcgttaactccgcccaactaaaaaacacaaaaacaaacagaaaatcgtgagccgaactacggtcgctctgattccttttaagggatacgtaggcattgggtcgcggggcctaagcgagcacacttgtaaataattccttcttttccccgtatttcttttgcatgcattcgcatttagttttagacattagacaccctttagatagaaacaaacataggtggataccatcgagtacgatgggcgtgaggggtgctaacaccttccccttgcgtaaccgactcccgtaccttgattctctggtcgcaagacctggttccttcctttgttaggttttctgatattcctttcccttatgggataaatatattggtggcgactctgttcatttttcgcgagcgtgcgacaggcgCAACCTTGGAATCGGTCAATGAAGAGTggaatgaattcaaacaatttaAGGAGAAAGAGTTGGAACGATTGGACTCAATAAGTTAAgtaatcaattttaaaattaatttataaataaaataaataaattagatgtAGGTAACTCAAATACTCCGTGTATATGATAGTTGACTTAAATAAACATAAATTATTCACGGCTTAATCTTCGAAGGGTATGACTTGTCGAATCAAacgaattaaatttaaaataattgaattgtTATATTCGGTTAGTGAATTGAATCATGTTGCACAAATAACTTTAAAATCAAACTAAATGATATATGAactaaattgaaattgaaatttaattgaaccaaaactaaaaatgaaaaatgataaaaacaagtttaaattttttattgaaaaaatgtaGTGTTTTATTTTTGTAATGTTTAGTTTGTGAAAAATCATATTCTAACGACTTGGTTTGAAATTCTGAATTGGTATACTAAACCCAAAAAAttgatttggtttgatttggGATAAATTGAAATGGTTGATTTGATTCTAGTGACCTTTAATTGTAGTTCGATTCAATTCGACTTTATGTGATTTTCTTATTAAATTGTAATATAgcgtaaatatttgtttatatttatgtattaattaaaaaagttatttatatttatattaacatttatatatatatatatatatatatatatatatatatatatattaaatatttgtaaTAATCTCACAAttatctaccatataagaaatGTTATGTATCTGGAATAACCTAAACTGCCCTTTGGTCTTCTATCTTCAACGTTAACACTTTTGATACAATTTTGGTCTTTTCTTACCACTATCTTAACTATGGAACTACATGTTTTGTTGACAACTAAACATTTTCAAAAAGCAACATAAATGAGAGAAAGGTTATACCAACTGAAACAAATTATGTATCAAAGAAATAAAAACTCTTaccattttctctttctttttctttcatgtcTCATCTGGTCTGTTATACCTGTTTCTACACAGTATCAGACTTCCATATCCATCACTCCTCTCTACCACAACTTCTCCTTCTGCTCTTTCATCTTAttacttttcttctttcttctctttctctttcgaAGTTTTGGTATCACACTGAACCAAAAATGGTGTGCGATTCGGTTTACCGTGTGCGAATCAGTtggattgagattttagggtttcAAACTGTGCGAATCGATTTATATGTTTTCAGCCAATGCAATAAAAGAAGACCATCCTTCTTGATTCATCACatctcttttgtttttgtttggtttccttagaaagttagggtttttattttgtggttagggttttgtggttgatttgatgattttgtgGTTAGTTTTTCAGGTATTGGTTAAGAAGTTATTCAATCCCTCAAATTTATTTTCAGATTTCATTTAAGGAATACCACCGTCGTCGTTTCTTGTACGAGGTTCGGACAAATATGTGAGTTTTCGGATCTCATGTGATAGTTATTGACAAAGATGTGAGTTTTCTATGTCAGTGTTATTTATGTGTTACTAATTTAACTTCATTTCATATTTTATGGATTTGTTTCTTGTGTTTATCATGTGTTTGTTTGCTGATATATAAATGGTGCTTGAAAGTACAGTTTGTGAAAGATAAGCTGAAAAACATGTTTGTAGTCACTACATCATGTGGTTTTGAGAAGGATCTCTTTGGTGGAAACTAACATTTGAGAAAATCTCTTTGAGAAGATCTCAATTCATTTGTTTTGTTGATATGGTTATTTGTTTTGTAGATTTTGAAACCAGGATGGTGCTTTGTTTTGTGTTTTATATTCTTCTTCTTGATGATTGtcattgatgttgttttgatttgtGATTTAGGTTTTGGTTTTTTGTGTTTCAATTTGCACGCATGgtgtttgataaaatgtttatatgAGTGTGAAGGGGTATATGACAAAAGATCTCTCAGTAAAGGAGAAAAGGAGTAGGTGAACGGACATATGGCAACTTCTTTCTTTATTTCACAAGTTTTAACAAATGGAGTAATTTTGGTATGTTAGTATTACTCTTCTCTTCACTGATATATTTTTTCCACCAGCTTTTTGTTATACGTCGTTTCTGCTGAACTTCTATTCTTTGGTTTCACAATAGTTAAAATTAGCATCATGCACGCGTACGCATCGACGGAAATAAGGGAAGGTTGTTTATAAAGTAAGCTTTTTGGTTTCAGGTTTGTGAGATGAAAGCTCCTAAAAAAACAAGTTACTTGGTACAGTCCCTGTTATAagtgaaataatttatttcaCCTAAAATATTGAAGTGAAATTAACCTATTTAGTAAATAGTTTTTACCAATGAATTCTTCAATAATTTATCAATGATTTTGTTTCTTTATTGCGGAATAAGCCAATAAATTCTTCAACTGAGCAAAAGAGTGACGATGACTTTTTGAATATGACTTTTTCTCGATTGTTTTTAGTCAACTTATCAAATCTTGCACCGCCGGCATTCTAACTATCTAGAAAAGGTTTGCCTTATAGTGGAGTATTAACAACGGCAATTGTGCTAAAGTATCAAATGTAGTATTTTAGCATTGTCTTACTTTATTcataactttttattttagtaATTTCCCAAAACTGAATTTTTCTTTTTTACCAATTAGGGTGGCACTACATAGATGAGATTTCAAGAACGGTTAGGGAGATACCTTGTTGCACCTGCTGAGAACGTTGTCTCTATACTTGATGTCGACACACAAGCATGTCGATATTCATTAAATAGGTTCACTTCTCTAATTGGAGTATATTGCATGGTCTCTTAAAGTCTGTACAATTTGTGTGTTTGGATTCATTTGTGGAATTATTGGCATCTGCCAGCGTTAAGGAGAATATGTTCACGAGCTTTAGTTGTAAAGAAAATTTGAACATATGCTATTGATGTAAAGAAATGATTTCATTTGAATAATCTAATGCATAATAGGATGGATTGTTAGTTTGTCAGGAAATTGTCGGTTTTTTAAAATATCAGGATGCACTTCAAATTTCAAGTATCATTGTTATTTGTTTACTTGGTTGAGGATGTAAAGGCGGATTTGAAGTCTACGAGCGGGGTGGTACGAACAAGTTTTTCAATTGTTAGTTTTGTAACTTTTGTTCCTCTTGTGATATCTCATTCTAACTATGCAACAACTTTCTCTATATGTATAATATAATGTTTTTCAGGAGGTTCAAGATTGGCCTTTACGATAAGAAGCCTTCAACTCCTCCTGTAGTTGATTGAAAGTTAGAAAGTAATGTTTATAGCTTAGAAATGTTGTATAGAATAAGCAAATGAGGCAATTGGCCTGCTACTGCATAATTTTGTCCAGCTTTTTCTACTGTTTCTGTTGCTTCTGTTTGCACTGCAATATTATGTTTTTCTTGATATGAATCTATATTGTATAGCTTAAGATTATTTTTGGGACTGAGAGGGTATTGAACTTTGTGAGTTGGATTGTAAGTGAACATGAACATGGCATGTTTGGGGGTTTGATGTAGTGGTGACATTTTTATAAATGACTGTTTGAGTTTGAATATAGTGAATGTTGTACTGTAATGTGGATTGCAATGGTGCTAAAAATGGAGCAAGGtaactattttttatttcaacaagGTAGTTATAGTTTTGGGAAGTGTACCTCGTGTGTCTTGAATTTGGAATTGATACATTCAATAAGAATGTGCACGTGGGAGGCATCCAGCAGGGTGTATTCTCGGAATTTCCCACGAGGCCCTTGTAATCTCTAGCATTCTGGGTTttgttctctttctttttttcatcTCCTCTGTGAGATCCATCCTCTTGTCTAGCGCTCTTGGAGTTCTCCTTGTGCCGAGAGTCTCAGGATGCGTGGGCAGCTTCCTTTTCCTCATATTGAATATAAGCCTGAGCTTTGAGGAAGAAGGCATCGAGTGTGGCGGGCGTCTCAATGCCTACGGCTTTGGTAAAATCGGAACGAGGTTAGAAGCCCCGTTCCAACAAGTACTTCTTCATGTCGGTCGTGGTTGAAACTTGTACGACCTCTTTATTGAACCATTCAATGTAGGCTTTGAGTGGATCATCTTTGCATTGGATGATGGCTTCCAAGGAGGCTTTGGACTTGGGATGCATGCGCGAAGCCGTGAAGTGTTGTGAGAATAGTCGATCAATACCCTTCCAATAAGTAATGGATTCGTCTGGTAAGCTCTTGTACCATGCCATTGCTCCTTTGAGCAGTGTGGTTGGGAACAACCGACATTTGATTGCACCCGGGACCCCTCGGTAGTCGAGGAGGGCATTTTCGATGTGTTCGTCCGGGTCCGTGGTGCTATCGCACGTACCCAGAGGCAGAGGCTTCTATAGACCGATGAGTAGGGGTGTCTCCAGCATTTTCGGGGATATAGGGCCTCAGTGTTCCTCTTCCTCGTTGCTCTAGATAGGTGACAAGGAGGGACTATAGCTCCGCCTTTGATACTGATGACGATCTGAGGACCGAGGAGAAGACGTTCTAGCGTCTTCCTTCAACGGAGGTGGTGGGGTGCACTGGCGGGAACgggtattattaatattttttaaataaataatatagaaataaaataaaagttataagattggaatttatacgatgttaattttatttgtataattatttatagaaatatttttctcacttgagaatataaattattaattaaaaccgttagattaaaataaaacatgatactaagatttagagcaaatcttCAAACGTACTCTTAAAGACCatataatctatctcatatataatcaagttgactcatgaacctaatgagtcgaactatgtatagttcaagttcagctcatttaattaacgaacttagttttagCTCATATGGTTCATGAACCtaattcaacgatttaattttccattagagtttcaaactattttcgagttagtttagTTCATTGCCATCCCTAGTTGGGGTGGAGAATGGTACGCTTTTTAGATGCTAAGGCTTCCAGCTCGGGACAAGAATGTCTACGGGGAGAGGTCTTAGCACGATGTTTCTGCTCCAAAGCCCTAATCTGGTCGTTATACTGACGGATCAGTACATTAGTCTGGTTCAAGGTTACGAATATGGCAACCATGGCGGGGTCATGGTTGTATGGTGTTGTGATCAGAGGAGTGTCCTCAGGGAGAGGATCTTGATAATTCTTGCCTCTGGAATTCCTGCGATGGAAAGTGGGAGTATTTCAGACATGTTTCGAGGAAGGAGATGTCGCGAGGCCATCCCGGGGCTGAGAGACATCATCGTTGGGAGGAGGCACAATTATTTCAACACCGGTTTTACCCATTTGACCGAGTGTGGTGTCTTGAGTGgaaagattattattattttcagccATGAAATGTGGAAGGTGATTGCTTTTGTTCTGGGTTCTTGGTCGTGCAAGAAAACGATCAAGAaggaacaagaaaaagaaacggcGAAGCAAAGCTTCCCACAGACGACACCACTATTCGTGTAGAGTCAGAACAGATGACAAGCAATGACGGCGTGATCTCCGGGAATGGTTGAGAGAAaaaaggggttgtacctgcaaggcactccgatccCGAAGTAAGAAAGAGAACAAAGGTACAACAGAAAGTATGAGATTTTGGGTAAAGTTTAAATTACCTTGCCATTTAAGTGTAGAGGGATATTTATAGTGTTCTCTTTGGTGTGTGACTTATTAAATCTATATTTTGGGTTGGCGCATTTCTAGGGCCCAAAATATATGAGATAGTTGAACAAGTCCTCATGAATCCGGGCAGGCTAAACTAGCCGTTGGCGGGGACGGGAGAGTTAACGTGCTCGGATGGTTCCTTTATGGGAGGAGGACATCGTCCACGTGCTCAATAGACAAGCGAGAGAGGACGTGTGGCCCCAGTCGGTTTGAGTAAATGGGTCAGTGCTTATTAGTCTGTTTTCATGCTTATGAATGGAATGGGCCGATTCTGATAATTGGGTCAGTCCGGAATAATAACATACCAATTAAACCAAAAATTGATCATTGCACATATTTCACTCCCTTATTAGGCTTACTCTTAAACTTACACACATGTCAAAAACTAGGTTGAAAACTTATGTTGTAACTTCCTTGTTGGTAGGAAGCTCTTCAACCACTGACATAATCTCGCACGTTGTGTATTCTTGATTGTATCGACACATCTTTGACTTGAACTTTCCATAAGTAAAAAAACAATTCTTCCATCAATTTCTCTAGCTCAAACTGCACATCGGAATTTGTGATTGCAGCTTAACAACCCTTTCACAACACCACCATTCTTTCCTGATGTGGAAGATCAGATAAAACATCAACCACAAATTATTCTAATAACTTATATTCCCAAATCGAACCAAAACCAATTGTTGGgagaaaaacaaacaaagcacatagaAAAATAGGAGGAACACAATCACAACACAAGGATATAGCATGGAAACTCCAAAACCAGAGAAAAAACCATGATCATTGTTAAATGACAACTAGAGAATAAAACtgtgtgaaaattgttacaacacataaacTACCCTTAACCACCCTAAGTTCTCAGTACACCTACACCCCCACAACAAATATTTtactacatctcacaacactctaatatatgagcataagagaacaaagaaaatcaaatacaaACTTAAAATGGTTTTGACTGGTGCATTTTCTAACGAAGAACTTAAATCCTATATATAGCCTCGGACTCCTTCTTCCTTTACAAAACTAAGTGATGTGggacttcttcaacatgtatattttcaatcaaccccaacaatcttcttcttaattgaaaataatacattaactGTCATTATCTTCActgacaatcatactccaccataaagagtatcaCATGGATATTTTTAACCAGTATTTATAAGGCATGCATGCTCTTAGATACTTGTGCAAAAAAAGGAAATTAAGGTAGTTTTGCCTAAGCACATACATGTGTTTGGTGTGCGTGCAATACCATTAAATATAAACAAGGGATTATCTCTAGAGCAAAGggatttcttttttcttcaaaaacactAGCCATAACATGCTCAGTTCCTCTTTATCATGATTAAGTGTGCTTGACGCATTATGGATGAAGTATGTAATTCATTTTTAACTTTTATAATTCAAACAAACTCTTAACATTAGTTATTGCAAGCACTTAGTCAGCATCTAGTTTTTGTTATTCGTATCTCATTAACATCAATCTCATCACTTTCGAATCCTTAACTCTTAATTAATATCGATGTTTAAGATTGTTATCTAATATTTAGAACTCATAAGGATCTAGCCTGAGTTCTAGATTGATCGCCAAATTCATTtactaataaaattatatttttttagtcaATAAGTATATAACGGACATTgagaaatataaaaataaaataaaatttcatatatttattcattaaatcCTCGTCACTTAATGTATACTCCATCCGTTCctttataattgtcacttttgtggaaaaaaattgtttcaatttaaTTGTCACTTTCAAATTTCAATGTAGTAATCATTATAGTTTTGTCAAAATTGCCCCTAATTAAttattaggagagagaaaaatatatattgaaaTGATTAAAAGTTAAGGGTATTATAGATAATAAAAATTATAGCTTGAAAAGTAACAACTAGGGGTGGACAAGAAAACATGGTCCGACCGAACCCAGCTTAACCCGCATGTTTTTTTAGTAATTGGGTCGGTTCGGTTCGACCCGTCGGGTCGTCGGTTGGCTTAAAAGGGTTAGGGCGGTTTACT
Encoded proteins:
- the LOC131655800 gene encoding uncharacterized protein LOC131655800; protein product: MSVRGRRMRAVGLKFSWRIEWFYSGMRDDLRLYESHWCKLVAFPFAFVAGLGSCMDRFVDWLAGSSPLESQTEPKEAEDLCLFNGASELVNHMLRNNHVVSHFLFYVPKM